In the Candidatus Zixiibacteriota bacterium genome, GCGATGCCGTGCGACTATCGCATCATGGCCACCGGCAAGGCGAAGATATCTCTGAACGAGATCACGTTCGGGTCATCGGTGTTTGCCGGATCGATTGAGATTCTAAAGTGTGTCACTGGGCATCGTAACGCGGAAGTGTTCGCGCTGGGTGGGAAGATGTATTCTGCAGAAGAGGCCAAATCACTTGGCCTAGTGGACGAGGTTGTGCAACGTGAGAGCGTTCTTTCGCGCGCTCTTGAGATAGCCGGCGAAATGGCTGCCCGCGACCTGGTCGCTTACGGTGCGATTAAGAAACTGCTTCGCGGACCCGTAGTCGATCAGATCAGACGTACCGAGGCCGACTCGATACGTCGGTTTGTCGAAATTTGGTATTTGCCGTCGACTCGCGAGAAGACGAAGGGGATAGTGATAAGATAGCAAAACTACGAAACATTTGAGACCTTTCTGCCCCCTCTGGATTCAAAGGACATCGGAAGAATAATTGCGTTCCCCTCAAAATGTGATTGCGCCGATTCAAAGAGCCACCAATCTTTAAACAGTATGAAGACAAGTGCAGTTATTGTCGCTCCTCGTGCTTATCCAACTGAAGCGAGGGAATTCCTCGAACAATCATACTCGAGTTTGGTTGTTACCAACCAAGAACTGAGTCGGCAACTCGTTAGCTTTCAAGCGAATAAAGCGACCCCCTTCTTCCGATGGTTCAAGTACAAGGAGGGTTTTTCTAGGCCCCTCATCGAATATATCATAAGCAGGCTTTGTCCCGAACCGGGCGTATTGCTGGACCCATTCGCGGGTGCAGGATCAGCACTGTTGGCAGCACGTGCGCTAGGTTGGAAAGGCGTGGGGATAGAACTCCTGCCAGTCGGGATCTATGCATTGCGCGCCCGATTGGCTGCAGAGGGCATAGACGAACACACGTTTTGTGAGGCCGTGAAGTGTATTAGAACGGACTTCTTGTCGAAGCGTGCTTCCGGCAGTCGTGCATTTGAGCATGTGACCATAACGCAAGGGGCCTTTCCTGATGACACCGAAAGACAGCTCCATTCATATCTGGAGTTTGTGAGGTCTCATTACTCGGATGACCGGGTTCGCACACTACTTGAATTTGCTGCCTATTCTATCCTGGAATCGATAAGTTACACGCGAAAGGACGGACAGTACCTGCGATGGGATAGAAGATCGGGTCGATCGAATGGTTCTAACGGCTTCGACAAGGGGGCGATTCTTTCGTTTAGAACTGCAATCGAACGTCAGCTCAATTTGATGTGTGAGGACCTTTGTATTACTCCTTCTGATTTGTTTGATACAACGGGAGAGAGCAGTGGATTGAACGGTCCTGAAATAGAGATATATGAAGACACGTGTCTGACCAAACTGCGCGACCTGAGAGCTCGCAGCGTAGACCTTATTCTAACCTCTCCACCTTACTGCAACCGATATGACTATACTAGAACCTAT is a window encoding:
- a CDS encoding enoyl-CoA hydratase/isomerase family protein; the protein is MSFMEFSDQNGIATLTLARGNVNAMNEEMVDHLIERFQRLSDYSNTHAVVLTGQGSFFSFGLDVPELYDYSSADFTRFLSKFTDLYLRIFEFPKPLIAAINGHAVAGGFMLAMPCDYRIMATGKAKISLNEITFGSSVFAGSIEILKCVTGHRNAEVFALGGKMYSAEEAKSLGLVDEVVQRESVLSRALEIAGEMAARDLVAYGAIKKLLRGPVVDQIRRTEADSIRRFVEIWYLPSTREKTKGIVIR
- a CDS encoding DNA methyltransferase, which encodes MKTSAVIVAPRAYPTEAREFLEQSYSSLVVTNQELSRQLVSFQANKATPFFRWFKYKEGFSRPLIEYIISRLCPEPGVLLDPFAGAGSALLAARALGWKGVGIELLPVGIYALRARLAAEGIDEHTFCEAVKCIRTDFLSKRASGSRAFEHVTITQGAFPDDTERQLHSYLEFVRSHYSDDRVRTLLEFAAYSILESISYTRKDGQYLRWDRRSGRSNGSNGFDKGAILSFRTAIERQLNLMCEDLCITPSDLFDTTGESSGLNGPEIEIYEDTCLTKLRDLRARSVDLILTSPPYCNRYDYTRTYALELVFLGAGEERIRELRQAMLSCTVENREKIEQLEAFYRDRHALPLFEAAKVAFEGQAALHEVIDILEEERRCGQLNNPGIVRMVRNYFLEMSLVIHECSRVMKPGAYFVMVNDNVSYNGQVVPVDLILSEIARKAGLEVQVIWKLVKGKGNSSQQMGRHGRQEVRKCVYVWRKPTKKSTSLPELKPASPKLSSPRNRAFRS